Proteins from a genomic interval of Desulfofustis limnaeus:
- a CDS encoding insulinase family protein, whose amino-acid sequence MSNSAGGSTTGFLLQRQEWIEELSAEVLLFEHQATGCPLLAIKNDDSNKTFAVAFNTIPTDSTGVAHILEHSVLMGSKKYPVKDVFGEVNKGGLMTFLNAMTGSDITYYPFATRNQKEYFNLMDVYCDVVFNPLLLKETFEQEGWHYHQESHAAPLQFQGVVFNEMKGAFSDPIRLLFHHIFSGLLPGSTYAHESGGDPRCIPDLSYESFCRFHTRHYHPSNATFFVYGDAPLAEELEFLQHRFLSHFPARSPRIRAELGTPIVKPRQIVDRYGVESGSIAERTYHAVGTRVATASDRERNAAFQIVANILYNSDGSPLKNRIVSSGICNDFGGFYLSSSCPHTIMITYLIGSETEHRDHFDRLYRDTLAEMVQRGLDRDLVISELNKYEFNVREDASKAQRGLDLLNKTLAAFRYGLDPFAALKTEELLSTIREKSLSGRYLEDLISESLLDNPATVTVTLEPDPEKLQETLRQEQQRLDGYAQTLSDAQQERLIARTGELMAQQQAPNDPELLKLLPQLKLADLPAAIDFHHVEASRLFDVETLISDLPTNHITYLDIGFDLGCLPHRFLPLLDLFGAIVTEIGTEKLSFSEFAKQVATCTGGLTHSLNTYSQYTDPDRVRCILWLSLKVLPEYLQQAIDLIAHLLSSLSFQDRNRIREIVRREYAWAEHAAQSEGYNLPSTRVFSRLSVAGRYQEQINGITAYRKLREFAKNHGERQERLVEDLQTMARILFNRGNVVLSMTGEEQEITQFSTIGSRLVEALSSGRRTVEPVLDAPAFPRHEAFITAAEVVFNVQGGVLFPKQEWYTGAFEVLKTYLTRDYLWNTVRQMGGAYGCFSQFNFVTGNIALISYRDPQVRKTFQAFERIPSVIAGIDLSPHALDQLIIGTYGSFDPHQSAAARGATARNEYLSGITVTEKQQRLREITATTAHQLRSFADVFQAMLDNSYRSAIGNREKITADDALFDVISDL is encoded by the coding sequence ATGAGCAACTCGGCAGGCGGTTCGACAACAGGTTTTCTTTTGCAGCGACAGGAATGGATTGAGGAACTCTCCGCCGAAGTCCTCCTCTTCGAACATCAGGCAACGGGCTGCCCGCTTCTGGCGATCAAAAACGATGACAGCAACAAGACTTTCGCCGTCGCCTTCAACACCATCCCTACCGATTCCACCGGGGTTGCCCATATCCTGGAACACTCGGTACTGATGGGCTCCAAAAAATATCCGGTCAAGGATGTCTTCGGGGAAGTGAACAAGGGTGGGTTGATGACCTTCCTCAACGCCATGACCGGCTCCGACATCACCTATTATCCATTCGCCACCAGGAACCAGAAAGAATATTTCAACCTCATGGATGTCTATTGTGACGTCGTCTTCAATCCGCTCCTCCTCAAAGAAACATTCGAACAGGAGGGGTGGCATTACCACCAGGAATCGCATGCAGCACCACTGCAATTCCAGGGAGTGGTCTTCAATGAGATGAAGGGCGCCTTCTCGGACCCGATCCGCCTCTTGTTCCACCATATTTTCAGCGGCTTGCTTCCCGGCTCCACGTACGCCCACGAATCGGGCGGCGACCCGCGTTGCATACCGGATCTGAGCTACGAGAGCTTCTGCCGCTTTCATACCAGACATTATCATCCAAGCAACGCCACTTTCTTTGTCTATGGCGATGCTCCGCTGGCGGAAGAGCTGGAGTTTCTGCAGCACCGTTTTCTCTCACACTTCCCAGCACGTTCCCCAAGAATCAGGGCGGAACTCGGCACGCCCATCGTCAAACCACGCCAAATCGTGGATCGGTATGGCGTCGAGTCGGGAAGTATTGCCGAACGGACCTACCACGCAGTTGGTACGCGCGTCGCAACAGCCAGCGACCGCGAGCGCAACGCCGCTTTTCAGATCGTTGCCAACATCTTGTACAACTCAGACGGATCGCCCCTGAAGAACCGCATCGTTTCCAGCGGTATTTGCAACGATTTCGGTGGATTTTATCTCTCTTCCTCCTGCCCGCACACGATCATGATCACCTATTTGATCGGCAGCGAAACCGAGCACCGAGACCATTTCGATCGTCTCTACCGGGACACCCTTGCCGAGATGGTCCAAAGAGGTCTTGACCGTGACTTGGTGATCTCGGAGTTGAACAAGTACGAATTCAACGTCCGGGAAGACGCCAGTAAAGCACAACGGGGATTGGATCTGCTCAATAAGACCCTGGCCGCCTTTCGTTATGGCCTTGACCCGTTTGCAGCACTGAAGACCGAAGAACTGTTGTCCACCATCCGGGAAAAATCTCTATCAGGACGATATCTCGAAGACCTGATCAGCGAATCGCTGCTCGACAATCCGGCAACCGTGACCGTCACCTTGGAACCGGACCCGGAGAAACTGCAAGAGACCCTCCGCCAGGAACAGCAGCGGCTCGACGGCTATGCCCAGACCTTGAGTGACGCTCAGCAGGAACGGCTCATTGCCCGGACTGGGGAACTCATGGCCCAACAACAGGCGCCGAATGACCCGGAGTTGCTCAAGCTCCTGCCTCAGCTCAAACTGGCCGACCTTCCTGCAGCCATCGATTTTCATCATGTTGAAGCGAGCAGGCTGTTCGATGTGGAGACTCTGATCAGCGACCTGCCGACCAACCATATCACCTACCTGGACATCGGCTTCGATCTCGGCTGCCTCCCGCACCGGTTTCTGCCGCTGCTCGACCTGTTCGGCGCCATTGTCACCGAGATCGGCACGGAAAAGCTTTCTTTTAGTGAATTTGCCAAACAGGTAGCCACCTGCACCGGCGGACTCACCCACTCGCTGAACACCTATTCCCAGTATACCGATCCGGACCGGGTCAGATGCATCCTCTGGCTCAGCCTCAAAGTCCTCCCGGAATACCTCCAACAGGCTATCGACCTGATAGCGCATCTGCTCTCGTCTCTTTCTTTCCAAGACCGCAACCGGATTCGCGAAATCGTCCGACGGGAATACGCCTGGGCAGAACATGCCGCGCAAAGCGAAGGCTACAATCTTCCTTCGACCCGTGTCTTCTCCCGCTTGAGTGTTGCCGGCAGATATCAGGAACAGATCAACGGTATTACTGCCTATCGGAAGCTTCGTGAGTTCGCAAAAAATCATGGAGAACGGCAAGAACGACTGGTGGAAGACCTGCAGACCATGGCCAGGATTCTTTTCAACCGAGGCAATGTGGTACTGTCGATGACCGGGGAAGAACAGGAGATCACACAGTTCAGCACCATCGGCAGCCGTTTGGTGGAGGCTCTTTCATCTGGCCGTCGGACCGTTGAACCGGTGCTCGATGCACCGGCTTTTCCCCGTCACGAAGCGTTCATCACAGCTGCAGAAGTTGTCTTCAACGTGCAGGGCGGTGTCTTGTTTCCGAAGCAGGAATGGTACACCGGTGCGTTTGAAGTGCTGAAAACCTATCTGACCCGCGACTACCTCTGGAACACGGTCAGACAGATGGGTGGCGCTTACGGCTGCTTTTCCCAGTTCAACTTCGTAACCGGCAACATCGCCCTGATCAGCTATCGCGATCCGCAGGTCCGCAAGACCTTCCAGGCCTTTGAGAGGATACCGTCGGTCATTGCCGGCATCGACCTCTCTCCGCACGCACTGGACCAGTTGATCATCGGCACCTACGGTTCCTTCGACCCGCATCAGAGCGCCGCTGCCCGGGGGGCGACAGCCCGGAACGAATACCTGAGCGGCATCACCGTCACAGAAAAACAGCAACGGCTCAGGGAGATAACCGCCACCACCGCACACCAGCTGCGATCATTCGCCGATGTCTTCCAGGCCATGCTGGACAACAGCTATCGCTCGGCCATTGGCAATCGCGAAAAGATCACCGCCGACGACGCACTTTTCGATGTGATCAGCGATTTGTAA
- a CDS encoding ABC transporter ATP-binding protein, producing MTILDVINLQKKYRSSLAVKDVSFQVETGSCFGLLGPNGAGKTTTMEIIEGIIEPTRGTILYKGRERALFFKEEIGIQFQHTSLLNLLSVRETLQCYRSLFRKRAPLERLIERCDLGPLLERRNNQLSGGQRQRLMLALALINQPQLVFLDEPSTGLDPQSRRYLWNIVKDIKKDGKTIIMTTHSMEEAEFLCDVVAIMDQGVIIAQDSPARLINTYCKTNTITLSHASVASQLDCLPMSFTVEAGGVTIQTEDVEAALGQLLSCNINLSEMAVHSANLEDVFLHLTGKTLRE from the coding sequence ATGACCATCCTTGATGTAATCAACCTGCAGAAGAAATACCGTTCGTCACTGGCGGTCAAGGATGTCTCGTTTCAGGTCGAGACCGGCAGTTGTTTCGGCTTGCTCGGACCAAACGGGGCCGGTAAGACGACAACCATGGAGATCATCGAAGGCATCATTGAACCGACTCGAGGGACGATCCTCTATAAGGGCAGAGAACGAGCCCTCTTTTTCAAAGAAGAAATCGGCATTCAGTTCCAGCATACCTCCTTGTTGAATCTTCTGTCCGTTCGCGAGACGCTGCAGTGTTATCGTTCCTTGTTCCGCAAGCGGGCACCGTTGGAACGACTAATCGAACGCTGCGATCTCGGTCCGCTGCTCGAGCGTCGCAACAACCAGCTCTCCGGTGGTCAACGGCAGCGACTGATGCTGGCCTTGGCCTTAATCAACCAACCGCAACTGGTCTTCCTCGACGAACCGTCTACCGGTCTCGACCCGCAATCGCGCCGATATTTATGGAACATAGTGAAAGACATCAAAAAGGACGGCAAGACCATCATCATGACCACCCACTCCATGGAGGAGGCCGAGTTTCTCTGCGATGTGGTGGCCATCATGGACCAGGGAGTGATCATTGCCCAAGACAGTCCGGCACGATTGATCAACACCTACTGCAAGACCAACACCATCACCCTTTCCCATGCCTCGGTGGCAAGCCAACTCGATTGTCTGCCCATGTCCTTTACCGTGGAGGCTGGTGGCGTAACCATCCAGACGGAAGACGTCGAGGCAGCGCTTGGTCAGTTGCTTTCCTGCAATATCAATCTTTCGGAGATGGCCGTCCATTCGGCCAACCTGGAAGACGTTTTCCTTCATCTTACCGGCAAGACGCTCAGGGAATAG
- a CDS encoding CBS domain-containing protein, protein MQIVTTHKNTDFDALASIIAATMIYPGSVGVIPTSVNTNVARFLSTHKTAFNIVLPHEINHQDVRRLIVVDTDQWRRLERMEPLRQRNDVEILLWDHHQNGGDIEASWRCQEPVGATVTLLVREMKRRDMELNPLVSTVLLIGLYEDTGHLSFPSTKAEDAAAAAYLLANGADLNVASVFLNPPYEEGHRDILFTMMQGTERFEDRHDTIGINIIKLDRKIPMLAAIVSMYRKIINTDAVFVIFVNDDKSSTVIGRSGVDRIDVGAILGEFGGGGHPAAGSATVKHGDYPPEQIKARIIEIVKNRKSNSATVADLMSFPVTMVPGSTPMSEIRKIMQQKKIRGILVGNEHQVDGIIVLWDLKKLKRDNQWKSPVKAFMNRKVTTIPPDLQPSAAAQLMVQEDIGHLPVVHEGKVIGIVTRTDILTYFYGMLPE, encoded by the coding sequence ATGCAGATTGTCACCACGCATAAGAACACCGACTTCGACGCCCTGGCCTCAATCATTGCCGCAACGATGATCTATCCCGGATCGGTCGGCGTCATTCCCACCTCGGTCAACACCAACGTTGCCCGTTTTCTGTCAACGCATAAGACTGCCTTCAATATTGTCCTTCCCCACGAAATCAACCACCAGGACGTCCGGCGGCTGATCGTCGTCGATACCGACCAGTGGCGCCGTCTGGAACGCATGGAACCGTTGCGTCAGCGCAACGACGTGGAGATCCTGCTCTGGGACCACCATCAAAACGGGGGGGACATAGAAGCATCCTGGCGCTGCCAGGAACCGGTCGGAGCCACGGTGACGCTGCTGGTGCGGGAGATGAAACGGCGGGACATGGAGCTCAACCCCCTCGTTTCCACGGTTCTACTGATCGGCCTCTACGAAGACACCGGACACCTGAGCTTTCCGTCAACCAAAGCAGAGGACGCAGCGGCGGCAGCTTACCTGCTGGCCAACGGTGCCGATCTCAACGTCGCCTCGGTCTTTCTCAACCCCCCGTACGAGGAAGGACACCGCGATATCCTGTTCACCATGATGCAGGGCACCGAACGGTTCGAAGATCGTCACGACACCATCGGTATCAACATCATCAAACTGGACAGGAAAATTCCGATGCTGGCGGCAATTGTCAGCATGTACCGGAAGATAATCAACACCGATGCCGTCTTTGTCATCTTTGTCAACGACGACAAGAGCAGCACGGTGATCGGTCGAAGTGGCGTCGACCGTATCGATGTCGGAGCCATCCTTGGTGAGTTTGGCGGAGGCGGCCACCCGGCTGCCGGTTCAGCAACCGTCAAACACGGCGATTACCCCCCTGAGCAGATCAAAGCAAGGATCATCGAAATCGTCAAAAATCGAAAGAGTAACAGTGCGACGGTGGCGGATCTCATGTCTTTTCCGGTGACTATGGTTCCCGGATCAACTCCCATGTCTGAAATCCGTAAGATCATGCAACAAAAAAAGATTCGCGGCATTCTTGTGGGCAATGAGCATCAGGTGGACGGAATTATCGTCCTGTGGGATCTGAAGAAACTCAAGCGGGACAATCAGTGGAAGAGCCCGGTCAAGGCCTTCATGAATCGCAAGGTAACCACTATTCCGCCGGACCTGCAACCATCAGCTGCGGCGCAGCTGATGGTCCAGGAGGATATCGGGCATCTGCCCGTGGTTCACGAAGGAAAGGTAATCGGCATCGTGACAAGAACTGACATTCTCACCTACTTTTACGGCATGCTGCCCGAATAG
- a CDS encoding Fur family transcriptional regulator, protein MTNQREMILHELRRSRQHLSADELHERVKKLMPRISLATVYRNLETLSAAGIITKLEISGRQKRFDYDVREHDHVYCVRCHRVDNIELDRKQVEQERSMTTDGYRITGYRVEFFGICPACQKQRKKREEEEKMGKQAGDSQAISAEQKQILAALANAANPYGSKDISAATGLDTKVISGQITALKKQGLVDSPVRCKYAATEAGKKIIG, encoded by the coding sequence ATGACCAACCAGCGTGAGATGATTCTGCATGAGCTTCGGCGCAGCAGACAGCACCTCAGCGCGGATGAACTGCATGAACGGGTGAAGAAACTGATGCCGCGCATCAGCTTGGCCACGGTTTATCGCAACCTGGAAACTCTTTCTGCGGCAGGGATCATCACCAAGTTGGAGATCAGTGGTCGACAAAAGCGATTTGATTATGATGTGCGGGAGCACGATCATGTCTATTGCGTCAGGTGCCATCGTGTCGACAATATCGAGTTGGATCGGAAGCAGGTCGAACAAGAAAGGAGTATGACGACCGATGGCTATCGGATAACCGGTTATCGAGTTGAGTTTTTCGGTATCTGTCCTGCTTGTCAGAAACAACGTAAAAAACGAGAGGAAGAGGAGAAAATGGGTAAACAAGCCGGTGATAGCCAGGCAATCAGCGCTGAGCAAAAACAGATTCTCGCGGCACTCGCCAATGCGGCCAATCCTTACGGTTCCAAAGACATCTCAGCGGCCACTGGACTGGACACAAAAGTGATCTCGGGGCAGATAACGGCACTGAAAAAGCAGGGGCTGGTGGACAGCCCGGTGCGGTGCAAATATGCGGCAACTGAAGCCGGAAAAAAGATTATCGGATGA
- a CDS encoding M24 family metallopeptidase — protein sequence MDYQSRRNHLQERLQRRKIDAVLISQPDNRRYLSGFTARDHGIEESSGALLVTTTGKTWLLTDSRYQLQAEEETGLPVLVYRKGLVRLLARLLATVDCQRFAFESHYTLHSVALAYAELAEKRRIALIPLKDLVEAQRQVKSETELSLIRHAVSLNEAVFTRIYSGLSAGMSETEVAMAIETAMHEAGAEGHSFATIVAAGSNSARPHAVPTTHRIKSSEPITIDMGLILNGYCSDMTRSFTLGPADDRYLTIHRIVRAAQLAGLAAIRPGIPMNYVDRAARKVIEEAGYGRYFGHSLGHGVGLAVHEAPSLSPRNRRILKAGMVVTVEPGIYIPGWGGVRLENMAVVRDGGAELLNHDATDLDL from the coding sequence ATGGACTACCAGTCACGGCGGAACCACCTCCAGGAACGGTTGCAGCGCCGAAAGATTGATGCAGTTCTGATCAGTCAGCCAGACAACCGTCGATACCTGAGCGGCTTTACCGCTCGCGACCACGGCATTGAGGAAAGCTCCGGGGCGCTGCTGGTAACTACGACCGGAAAAACATGGCTGCTCACCGATAGCCGTTATCAATTGCAGGCCGAAGAAGAGACCGGGCTGCCGGTGCTGGTCTATCGGAAAGGACTGGTGCGTCTGCTCGCTCGCTTGCTCGCCACCGTCGACTGTCAACGATTTGCTTTTGAAAGCCATTACACCCTGCATTCGGTCGCACTTGCCTATGCCGAGCTTGCCGAAAAGAGACGTATTGCCCTGATCCCGCTGAAAGACTTGGTGGAAGCACAACGACAGGTTAAAAGCGAGACAGAACTGTCCCTCATCAGGCATGCAGTGAGCCTCAACGAGGCCGTTTTCACCAGGATCTATTCCGGGCTTTCGGCCGGCATGAGCGAAACCGAAGTAGCCATGGCCATCGAAACCGCCATGCATGAAGCCGGGGCCGAAGGTCACAGCTTCGCCACCATCGTCGCCGCCGGCAGTAACAGCGCCCGACCGCACGCGGTGCCAACCACTCATCGGATAAAGAGCAGTGAGCCGATTACCATTGATATGGGGCTCATCCTCAACGGCTACTGTTCCGACATGACCAGATCGTTCACCCTCGGTCCTGCCGATGATCGCTATCTCACCATCCACCGCATCGTTCGGGCGGCTCAGCTGGCGGGACTGGCCGCCATCCGCCCCGGCATCCCCATGAACTACGTGGACCGGGCCGCCCGCAAGGTCATCGAAGAGGCCGGATACGGCCGCTATTTCGGGCACTCTCTCGGCCATGGCGTCGGTCTCGCGGTTCACGAAGCTCCGAGCCTCTCCCCCCGCAACCGGCGCATTCTCAAAGCAGGTATGGTGGTTACCGTCGAACCCGGTATCTACATCCCCGGCTGGGGCGGTGTGCGTCTGGAGAATATGGCCGTGGTCCGGGACGGTGGAGCGGAACTCCTCAATCACGATGCAACCGATCTGGATCTATAA
- a CDS encoding DUF6657 family protein produces the protein MAEIKSTLDMVMERAARMAADAPDMSTAQTMREKGMRLAVSYLNGDQPSLLTLLQQQPPEDQMEMRSGMATVLLRNLILPRDQDVSDETLRSFKGIQELSGNAADIAAICSELRQILEQYGKHKDQIKQQFDESILNQLKMQLQQQGVAVNESLALSPTMHPHYKDEWARVSSDLNDQYHHALDQRKTLIARRFNL, from the coding sequence ATGGCGGAAATCAAAAGCACTCTCGATATGGTGATGGAGCGGGCGGCACGGATGGCCGCTGACGCCCCTGATATGTCAACGGCACAGACGATGCGAGAAAAGGGCATGCGCCTGGCCGTCAGCTACCTCAACGGCGATCAGCCAAGCCTGCTGACACTGCTCCAGCAGCAACCGCCCGAGGATCAGATGGAAATGCGCAGCGGCATGGCAACCGTATTGTTGCGCAACCTTATCTTGCCGCGTGACCAGGACGTGAGCGACGAGACGTTGCGGAGTTTCAAGGGGATTCAGGAATTGAGCGGTAATGCCGCCGATATCGCCGCCATTTGCTCGGAACTGAGACAAATTCTTGAACAATACGGGAAACACAAAGACCAGATCAAGCAACAATTCGACGAATCGATCCTCAATCAGCTGAAGATGCAGCTTCAGCAGCAGGGAGTCGCCGTCAACGAATCGTTGGCCCTGAGCCCGACCATGCACCCCCACTACAAAGACGAATGGGCCCGGGTCAGCAGCGACCTGAACGACCAGTATCATCACGCCCTGGATCAGCGCAAGACCCTTATCGCCCGACGCTTCAACCTGTAG
- the rsmB gene encoding 16S rRNA (cytosine(967)-C(5))-methyltransferase RsmB codes for MATNARYAAIETLSRLGRTRRPVSSLLAAVVEQSGLQPKDRHLVMHLVFGVLRHRDQLDFLVAQLCARPTGQIHPWVRQALTVGLYQIFFLDRTPTFAAVNETVEALRQAGLPKKLLGFTNAILREALRRKEVLAASIIADPGNPPLLNHPAWLTERWQAHFGADIMQAICAHNNREPILCLRAVHAYGREPLRHLFQKAGLNTENGAVAPESVLLPDFHGEIPSLPGFQDGLFQIQDQSAQLATYLLAPFSAGRRYLDCCAGLGGKTTHLAELVSSQGSAIMALEPDPGRFRLLQENLARCRSQTTVSVRMQTLEDFCRSCTSRFDAVLIDAPCSGTGVIGRQPDIRWNRRAEELPRYQQRQRALLKLAATLLVPGGILVYATCSIEPEENQQVVAGFLNEFPAFRLTDCREFLASTAHHLVSEGFFRPLPGRGQDGFFAARLLRKG; via the coding sequence ATGGCCACCAACGCACGCTACGCAGCCATTGAAACGCTGAGCCGACTCGGCCGTACCAGGCGCCCCGTTTCCTCCCTTCTGGCCGCCGTTGTTGAGCAATCCGGTCTCCAGCCAAAAGACCGGCACCTGGTCATGCATCTGGTGTTCGGAGTTCTCCGCCATCGGGACCAACTCGACTTCCTCGTCGCGCAGTTGTGCGCCAGGCCCACCGGACAGATCCATCCATGGGTTCGCCAGGCGTTAACCGTCGGCCTCTATCAGATCTTTTTCCTGGACCGTACTCCCACCTTCGCTGCCGTCAACGAGACCGTTGAGGCGCTCCGCCAAGCCGGACTACCGAAAAAGCTTCTCGGCTTTACCAATGCGATTCTGCGCGAAGCTCTGCGGCGCAAAGAGGTGCTTGCTGCGTCCATCATCGCCGACCCTGGCAACCCGCCGCTGCTCAATCACCCCGCCTGGCTCACCGAGAGGTGGCAAGCCCATTTTGGCGCAGACATCATGCAGGCCATCTGTGCCCACAACAATCGTGAACCAATTCTCTGCCTGCGCGCCGTGCATGCCTACGGCAGGGAGCCTCTTCGGCATCTGTTCCAGAAGGCGGGTCTAAACACCGAAAACGGAGCGGTGGCCCCGGAAAGCGTTCTTTTGCCCGACTTTCACGGAGAGATCCCGTCGCTTCCCGGCTTCCAGGATGGCCTCTTCCAGATCCAAGACCAGTCGGCACAACTGGCCACTTACCTGCTTGCCCCGTTTTCTGCCGGTCGACGATACCTCGACTGCTGCGCTGGTCTCGGCGGCAAGACCACCCACCTTGCCGAACTGGTTTCTTCGCAGGGCTCGGCAATCATGGCGCTGGAACCCGACCCGGGACGTTTCCGGTTGCTCCAGGAAAATCTGGCACGCTGCCGCTCCCAGACCACCGTTTCGGTGCGGATGCAGACCCTGGAAGATTTTTGCCGATCCTGCACCAGCCGCTTCGACGCAGTGCTGATCGATGCCCCGTGCTCCGGGACCGGCGTTATCGGTCGCCAGCCTGACATCCGCTGGAATCGCAGGGCGGAAGAACTGCCCCGCTACCAGCAGAGGCAACGCGCTCTCCTCAAGCTTGCCGCCACCCTCCTCGTCCCGGGCGGCATACTGGTCTACGCCACCTGCTCCATCGAACCGGAGGAGAACCAACAGGTGGTAGCCGGATTCCTGAATGAATTTCCTGCCTTCCGGTTAACTGACTGCCGGGAGTTCCTCGCCTCGACGGCCCACCACCTGGTCTCTGAGGGTTTTTTCCGTCCCTTGCCGGGTCGTGGCCAGGATGGCTTCTTTGCCGCTCGTCTGCTCCGAAAGGGGTGA
- the dtd gene encoding D-aminoacyl-tRNA deacylase translates to MRAVVQRTTKAAVTVAGQEISSIGPGVVVFLGIHQHDGSKEVAKLADKLVHLRIFPDQQGRMNRSLADLHGELLVVSQFTLYGDCRKGRRPSFSQAAPPHQAEQLYRQFVETVERLGIKVATGRFQADMDVCLVNDGPVTLLLDTASAF, encoded by the coding sequence ATGCGAGCGGTCGTACAACGAACCACGAAGGCCGCCGTGACGGTTGCCGGGCAAGAAATAAGCTCCATCGGCCCGGGCGTGGTGGTCTTTCTGGGTATTCACCAGCACGACGGCAGTAAAGAGGTTGCGAAGCTGGCAGACAAGCTCGTGCACCTGAGGATCTTTCCCGATCAACAGGGCAGGATGAATCGATCGCTGGCCGATCTTCACGGCGAATTATTGGTCGTTTCACAATTCACTCTCTATGGCGACTGCCGCAAAGGGAGACGGCCCAGCTTTTCCCAGGCGGCTCCGCCGCACCAGGCAGAACAGCTCTACCGTCAATTTGTCGAAACCGTCGAACGGCTTGGAATCAAGGTCGCAACCGGTCGTTTCCAAGCAGACATGGATGTCTGCCTGGTCAACGACGGACCGGTGACCCTGCTCCTCGACACGGCGAGCGCGTTCTAA
- a CDS encoding transporter substrate-binding domain-containing protein: MGGRIWQVLAALILTIVWSTPGAAVTLDLVKQRGELNCGVAGGVRGFSDADETGRWQGFNVDICRALAAAVIGSSEKVAYVPLTDKAPLTALMSGRVDLIVMDTPWTLTLDSSLGVRVVGASYYDGQSFMVQTRLGRKSALELEGASVCVPAGEGLEDHFDEYVKEHDIRVKSIRHETFSQAARVFVNGGCDVLTGNRTRLYGFRQSLERPGAYLVLPEVISRQPFGPIVRRGDDGWFAIVRWVLHALIIAEEYGVTSASVDEALKKNDDPRVSALLGQTVPIGRGFGLDERWAYRIIKQVGNYGEIFERTVGHLSPLKMDRGLNALWNRGGLHYAPPIP, translated from the coding sequence ATGGGGGGCAGGATCTGGCAGGTGCTTGCTGCGTTGATTCTGACGATAGTCTGGTCCACTCCGGGGGCGGCGGTTACGCTGGATCTGGTAAAGCAGCGAGGCGAGTTGAATTGTGGGGTCGCCGGCGGTGTACGAGGCTTTTCCGACGCTGATGAAACAGGCCGATGGCAGGGATTTAATGTCGACATCTGTCGTGCCCTTGCCGCGGCGGTCATAGGCTCGAGCGAGAAAGTCGCCTATGTCCCGCTTACCGACAAGGCGCCGCTCACCGCCTTGATGTCCGGTAGGGTTGATCTGATTGTCATGGATACCCCCTGGACTCTCACCCTCGATTCATCGTTGGGTGTACGGGTGGTGGGCGCCAGTTATTACGACGGTCAGAGCTTCATGGTACAAACGCGGCTCGGCCGGAAAAGTGCTCTGGAACTGGAAGGTGCATCCGTCTGTGTCCCGGCCGGTGAGGGACTGGAGGATCATTTTGACGAATACGTGAAGGAACATGACATCCGGGTCAAATCGATACGGCACGAGACCTTCTCCCAGGCTGCGCGAGTTTTTGTCAATGGGGGATGCGACGTGCTCACCGGCAACCGCACGCGGCTGTACGGATTTCGGCAGTCCCTGGAACGTCCCGGTGCGTATCTGGTGTTGCCTGAGGTTATTTCCCGGCAGCCGTTTGGCCCAATCGTCAGGCGTGGTGACGACGGTTGGTTCGCCATTGTCCGGTGGGTATTGCATGCTTTGATCATCGCCGAAGAATATGGCGTCACCAGTGCTTCCGTCGACGAGGCGTTAAAAAAGAACGATGACCCCCGAGTCAGCGCGTTGCTGGGTCAGACGGTGCCCATTGGCCGAGGGTTCGGTCTGGACGAACGCTGGGCGTATCGAATCATCAAACAGGTGGGAAATTACGGTGAGATCTTCGAGCGAACCGTGGGCCACCTGTCACCGTTGAAGATGGATCGGGGGCTTAACGCCCTCTGGAATCGAGGCGGGCTGCACTATGCCCCGCCGATACCGTGA